ACGGTGAGGTTCCCACGGAGAACATGGCCCAAATCCAGACGGGGCTCCTCGTCTCCCGCCGCTCCTGGTGCGACTACGTGAGCTTCTGCAGCGGCATGCCCCTTTTCGTGAAGCGCGTCTACCCCAGTGAGAAATGGTTCAGCGCGATCATCGCGGCTGCACTCACCTTCGAGAAGAACGCCGAAGCCCTCATCGCCACCTACACCGAGGCAACCAAGAACATGCCGCCCACCGCACGAATCGACCACTTCGCAGACCTGGAGATCTAACCATGGACCTCACCAAGAGCATCGAACCACGCTCCGACCAACTCAACGCCGACGACCTCATGGCCGGCCCACGAACGTACACCATCCACGCCGTCACCGAGGGCAACGCTGAACAACCCGTCAACGTCGAACTCGTCGAAGCACCTGGCCGCCCCTACAAACCGTCCAAGAGCATGCGGCGAGTCCTGGCGTTCGCATGGAGCAAAGACACCGCAGACTTCCCCGGCCGGCGCATCACCCTCTTCCGAAACCCGGACATCAAGTTCGGACGCGACACGGTCAGAGGGATCGAAATCAGCCATCTCTCCCACATCGACAAGCCCGTCCACGTCCCACTGACGGTCACCCGAGGAAAGCGCAAGAGCTTCACAGTCCAGCCCCTCACCGAAGCGCCCCGAACCGACTGGGCTACCGAGGCCGACAAACTCGCAGGCGACCCCGACGAACTCCGCATCCTCTGGACCCGCGCACAAGCAGCAGGGGCAACACCCGAAGAACTCGAACACATCAAGGAGGTAGCAACACGTGGCGAATGAAACCAACATCACCGTTACCGGGAACCTGACCAACGATCCGGAACTCAGGTTCACCCCCTCCGGATCAGCCGTCGCGAACTTCAAGGTCGCCGTCACTGCCCGCAAGTTCGACCGCAACAGCAACGAGTGGCGAGACTCCGAAACGAAGTTCTGGCGTTGTGCAGCCTGGAACCAGGGCAAACTAACCCTCGCCGAGAACGTCGCCAACACCCTCCGCAAGGGAGCAAACGTCATCGTGCAAGCCGAGATCGAGACCCGCTCTTACACCACCAAAGAAGGCGAGAAACGGACCGTAGACGAACTCAGGGTCATCGCCATCGGCAAGAATCTCGTCTTCCACGCGCAACCGCGCGGGACCGAATCGCAGGAGTTCGACGCCGTCCAGTACAACCGCCAGAACCGGTCCACCAACCAGCCACCAACCGAACCCCAAGGCTGGGACGCCGCACCTCCCTTCTGAGCCAGTCACCCACTGACTGGCTTTTTTCATGCCCAAAAGCGGGTGCTGTACCCCAAACGGCACAGCACCCGCCCAAACTCACAGGACTCACAAATGACTCACGATCCTCGAACAATTCAAGACCGCGACGGTGTCGCCGTGGTGATCTATGAGAAGCCCGAGTGCTCGCAGTGCACCCTGTCCAAAAAGCGCCTCGACGAAGCTGGCGTCGTATACGGACGAGTTGACATCACGGAAGATCCCTATGCATTCCTTTTCGTCAAGAACCTCGGCTACATGGCGGCCCCCGTCCTCTACGTATCCACCCCTGAGGAAGACCTGCACTGGTATGGGTTCCGTCCCGACCTTATCGCGAAGCACATCACCGGTCGCGAGGACGCCGCATGACGGATCGCTGCTGCCACCTCTGCCGCTCCCACACCGGCGTCTGCCTCACCCGCTTCCAATGCGACCACCACAAAGAGTACGAGGCGCAAGAAGACCTCGACCACCGCGCAACCCGCGACCACCCAGACCCAGTCGGTGACCTCGCAGCAGCCAACGTCGACCGCGAAAGGAGGAACCATGTACCAGTACCGCGGAAACAAACCCCCCGCAACCCCCGCACATGACGGCATGGACCCCCGCGCCCGACTCGCCCAGGCCGTTCAAACCATCCATCGGCTCAAACGCGCACCCGCGATCCGTCGGTGGGAGAACGTCATGCGCACGCCCTCGCCGCCGCCCACCGTACCGAACAGCCGCGGCAAGCATCGCCTCAACCCCGCCTTCACCGAGTGGATGATGGGCCAACCCGCCGGCTGGATCACCGCCGTGGACATCAGCGCCAACGACCAGATCAAAGCCTGCGGCAACGGCGTCGTCACCCAACAAGCACTCGAAGCCCTCCACCGCATGGCAGCACGACAAGAACAGGAAGGAGGAGCGGATGTCAGCCCCAGACAAGCGGCTGTGGGCGAAGGTCTCCGTTGACTACTTCGACAACCCGAAGATCGAGTTCCTGACCGACTCGGCACAGCTCCTCCACCTCCAGTTGATCCTGAAAGCGAAGGCGCAGGGGCGTGGCGGGATGCTCGCTGAGCGGGCATGCAAAGTGCGTGGCGCGGCCCCGTTCAAGGAGCTGGTTGACGCTGGCCTCCTCGACAGGAAGGGCCCTCAGAAGTGGGCAATCCACGACTACGAGAAGCACCAAACGGAGCCCGAAAACCTCACCGAAAATAGGGCCTCCGCAGGGGCTCGCGGGAACCACGTCAGACACCACGAGAACAAACGCGTCTTCGACGGGGCCTGCACCCACTGCAAAACCGCCGCTGACAAGGGCGAACAGTGGGTCACGCACCCCGAAACGGTACCGAAGTAGCCTCGCAAACCGTCGCAAAATCCTCGCAAATGCGATCGCACTTGCGATCCGTTTGCGAGCAAAAACCGTCGCAAAACCGTCGCAAACAGCTCGCAGAGTTAAGAGTACTTACTTACGTAAGTAGCGAAACTCACCTAAGTCTCCACTCAAGTTCTAAAGAAGAGATCAATCACTTTCAGTCAGATCGTCACCATAGTGACGCGCGAGACCGCGACGCCCTGACTGACCGAAACCATCATCCGAAAGGACAAGCCATGACCACGAAGATCCACTCCGACATCGTCGCCCGCATCGATGCGCTCATTGCAGAACTCGAAGAGCTCCGCTCCGAGCTTGGCAGCAACCAGGTAAAGCGCCACACGACTCAGACTGGCGGGCTTGATGAACTTCTGACCGCCGAGGAGATAGCGAGTTGGTTGGGGAAGAGCGTGCAGTCGCTCGCGCAGGATCGATACCGAGGCGTCGGGCCGGCGTTCATTCGAGTCGGCACTCGGGCCGTTCGATACAGGAAGGCCGACGTTGAAGCGTGGCTGACAGAGGTAGTTGGCCGCCAGGCGAACGAGGGCTAATGATGCCGATCACGCGGCGGCAGGCAGTGAACCTCGCCAACCACCTCCACGACCTCCGCCAAGCCTGGACAGTCCCATCACTCATGTCCCTCATGGAAAAGCACCACGACTGACTATGTCAACCTGACTGGAGCCCACGATGACGGCTTGAACGGTGCCCGTCTGGGCCTGAGTTCTATCGGTCGTTGCAACACCTGATCTATTCGGGAGTTGCAGATGAATTTCGAGATTCGTGCTGTGCGGTCGCCGCAGGGTCGGAAGAAGTTGGTGGCTGAGCGTCAGCGCTACTTTGAGCTGATGCAGCAGGGATACTCCAGCAGGGCCGCGTGCCGTGCGGTTGGCATCAACATCAAGACCGGTCGCGAGTGGCGCAACGGTCCCTCGAAGCGAAACAAGAAGCAGCCCCCACGATCACCGCACCGGGTGATCGTGGGGGCTGTTCGGTCGTCCCGGTTCCTCTCAGAAGAGGAGCGGATCGTGATCGCCGACCGGCGACGGATGGGGTGGGGCGTGCGACAGATCGCCGCAGAGCTGGAGAGATCGCCGTCACCGATCAGCAGGGAGCTTCGCCGCAACAGCCATCCCCGCTCCGGCGATTATCGGCCTCATGCTGCGCAGGCGCGGGCTGTGGGTCGTCTCCCGCGTCCGAAGACCGGGAAGATCGCCCAGATGCCGGAGCTGCGCGCGTACATTCAGGAGAAGCTGGATCGGCGGTGGAGTCCAGAGCAGATCTCGAAGACGCTACGGGTCGAGTTCCCCGGCAGGGAGGAGATGCACGTGACGCACGAGACGATCTACCTCGCTCTCTATATCCGAGGATGCGGAGAACTGCGCCGTGAGCTCCACAAAGCTCTGCGCACCGGGAGAGCACGTCGTAAGCCGCGCCGGCAGGCCCAACAGCGCCAGCCCCGCTACCGCGACCCTATGGTCATGATCAGCGACCGGCCCGCGGAGATCGAAGAACGCGCCATCCCTGGACACTGGGAGGGCGACCTCATCATCGGGCGAAACCAGCGCTCCGCGATCGGCACGCTCGTTGAGCGCTCCACCCGCTACGTGATGCTCGTCCACCTGCCCGGCGGCCATGGCGCCGAAGCCATGCGCGACGCGCTTACCGCGACGATCGCGCACCTCCCGGCCCGCCTGATGAGATCCCTCACCTGGGACCAAGGGTCAGAAATGGGACAACACAAAGCATTCACCGTCACGACCGACGTCCCGGTCTACTTCTGCGATCCCGCGTCCCCTTGGCAGCGCGGCTCGAACGAGAACACCAACGGCCTCCTCCGCCAGTACTTCCCCAAGGGCACCGACCTCGCCCAACACGATGCCACCGAGCTCGAGCGCGTCGCCCACGAACTCAATACCCGGCCCCGCAAGACGCTCGACTGGGACACCCCAGCCGAACGCCTCTCTAAGCTCATCGCCGCAGCAGCATGACCTCGTGAGACGATGGGCGTCATGACCGATCAGCGCAGCGTCGTAATCGTACGGTGGAACCGGAACAGCCTAAGAGAATCCACAGAGCTGACGGCCTTGTTGACGGACTACCACCTGCAGACAGAAGCCGAGAAGGGAGTCCCACTCAGATCCGTCGACGCCCTCCCAGAGAAGTACTTTGCGGAAGTAACTGATCCTCAAACAGCGTTTGCGTCAGACGAAGTCTTGATCGCGCGCCACGCAGGTCATGCCGCAGGCTGTCTCGTACTCACGACGCCAGCCAACCGACAGATCGAGATCAAACGCCTGTGGACAGATCCGAAGTATCGGGGCCGACACGTTGCCACGTCCTTGCTCGAAGCCGCGCGCGATCACGCGGCGCGCACCGAAGCTGAAACGATCCGACTCTCGGTATGGGACTGGCGCGCAGGCGCGATCGCCCTCTACAAGAAGACCGGGTACATCGAGACCTCGACATGGGACGACCGGGACCATCTGATATGCATGGTCCAAGCCGTGTAAGCGACGTCGACGCAACGCGGTCAAGTCGCCGTGTTGCGACGACCACCAGAATTCGCCGGGTGTGGGTTAGGTGGTTTGGTTGGCGAGGGTTTGGGCGAGTCGGTAGGAGTCGGTTCCTGTTTCGATGATGGTGCCGTGGAAGGTGAGTCGGTCCACGATGGCAGCGCAGAGGCGTGGGTCGGTGAAGGTGCGGGTCCAGCCGGAGAAGGATTGGTTGGAGGCGATCGCGATGGAGTTCTTCTCTTCGCGTTCGGTGAGGACTTGGAAGAGAAGTTCGGCTCCTCGTCGGTCTAGTTCCATGTAGCCGAGTTCGTCGATGAGGAGTAGGTCGACGCGGCCGTAGCGGGCGATGGTCTTGGCGAGTTGTTTCTCGTCGGCGGCTTCGACGAGTTCGTTCACCAGGCGGGTGGCCAGGGTGTAGCGGACTCGGAAGCCTTTCTCCGCGGCCGCGGTGCCAAGGCCGATGAGCAGGTGGGATTTGCCGGTTCCGGAGTCTCCGATGAGGCAGAGGGGCTGGCCTTTGCGGATCCAGTCGCCGGTGGCCAGGGTGTGGATCGTGGCGGGGTTGATGTTCGGGTTCGCCTCGAAGTCGAAGTCACCGAGCCATTTATCCCGGGGGAACCCGGCGGCTTTGACTCGCCGGATGGATGAGCGTCGGTCGCGGTCATCGCATTCGGCCAGGAGCAGCTCGGCGAGGAAGCCCTGGTAGGAGAGCTGTTCCTTGCCGGCCACGGCCAGGGCTTCGTCCAGAACGGCTCGGATCGTGGGCAGGCGCAGCCGGCGGCAGGCCTGGTCAACGGCCGCGATCGCGGCTTGCTCACTCATCCCGCGCCGCCGGCGCAGCGTCGTAGTCACGGGT
This portion of the Arthrobacter woluwensis genome encodes:
- the istB gene encoding IS21-like element helper ATPase IstB; this encodes MSPTPPATPVTTTLRRRRGMSEQAAIAAVDQACRRLRLPTIRAVLDEALAVAGKEQLSYQGFLAELLLAECDDRDRRSSIRRVKAAGFPRDKWLGDFDFEANPNINPATIHTLATGDWIRKGQPLCLIGDSGTGKSHLLIGLGTAAAEKGFRVRYTLATRLVNELVEAADEKQLAKTIARYGRVDLLLIDELGYMELDRRGAELLFQVLTEREEKNSIAIASNQSFSGWTRTFTDPRLCAAIVDRLTFHGTIIETGTDSYRLAQTLANQTT
- a CDS encoding helix-turn-helix transcriptional regulator; this translates as MTTKIHSDIVARIDALIAELEELRSELGSNQVKRHTTQTGGLDELLTAEEIASWLGKSVQSLAQDRYRGVGPAFIRVGTRAVRYRKADVEAWLTEVVGRQANEG
- the ssb gene encoding single-stranded DNA-binding protein — protein: MANETNITVTGNLTNDPELRFTPSGSAVANFKVAVTARKFDRNSNEWRDSETKFWRCAAWNQGKLTLAENVANTLRKGANVIVQAEIETRSYTTKEGEKRTVDELRVIAIGKNLVFHAQPRGTESQEFDAVQYNRQNRSTNQPPTEPQGWDAAPPF
- a CDS encoding glutaredoxin domain-containing protein is translated as MTHDPRTIQDRDGVAVVIYEKPECSQCTLSKKRLDEAGVVYGRVDITEDPYAFLFVKNLGYMAAPVLYVSTPEEDLHWYGFRPDLIAKHITGREDAA
- a CDS encoding GNAT family N-acetyltransferase; translated protein: MTDQRSVVIVRWNRNSLRESTELTALLTDYHLQTEAEKGVPLRSVDALPEKYFAEVTDPQTAFASDEVLIARHAGHAAGCLVLTTPANRQIEIKRLWTDPKYRGRHVATSLLEAARDHAARTEAETIRLSVWDWRAGAIALYKKTGYIETSTWDDRDHLICMVQAV
- a CDS encoding IS30 family transposase, which gives rise to MNFEIRAVRSPQGRKKLVAERQRYFELMQQGYSSRAACRAVGINIKTGREWRNGPSKRNKKQPPRSPHRVIVGAVRSSRFLSEEERIVIADRRRMGWGVRQIAAELERSPSPISRELRRNSHPRSGDYRPHAAQARAVGRLPRPKTGKIAQMPELRAYIQEKLDRRWSPEQISKTLRVEFPGREEMHVTHETIYLALYIRGCGELRRELHKALRTGRARRKPRRQAQQRQPRYRDPMVMISDRPAEIEERAIPGHWEGDLIIGRNQRSAIGTLVERSTRYVMLVHLPGGHGAEAMRDALTATIAHLPARLMRSLTWDQGSEMGQHKAFTVTTDVPVYFCDPASPWQRGSNENTNGLLRQYFPKGTDLAQHDATELERVAHELNTRPRKTLDWDTPAERLSKLIAAAA